From the Rhinoderma darwinii isolate aRhiDar2 chromosome 12, aRhiDar2.hap1, whole genome shotgun sequence genome, one window contains:
- the FBLN5 gene encoding fibulin-5 — MCPVENPTCRDQPFTIVHRHMDIVSNSRVPADIFQMQATSRYPGVYYIFQIKSGNEGREFYMRQTGPISATLVMTRPIKGPRDLTLDLEMVSVNTVVNFRGSSIIRLRIFVSPHSF; from the exons ATGTGTCCTGTGGAGAACCCAACCTGCCGGGACCAGCCTTTCACCATCGTCCACAGACACATGGACATCGTGTCCAACAGCAGAGTCCCTGCGGATATCTTCCAGATGCAAGCCACCAGCCGCTACCCCGGAGTCTACTACATCTTCCAGATCAAGTCTGGCAATGAGGGCAGAGAATTCTACATGAGG caaacTGGACCCATTAGCGCCACGCTGGTGATGACGCGACCAATTAAAGGGCCCCGAGACCTGACTCTGGACCTGGAGATGGTATCTGTGAACACCGTGGTTAACTTCCGAGGCAGCTCCATCATCAGGCTGAGGATATTTGTGTCTCCGCACTCCTTCTGA